One Serratia liquefaciens genomic window, GGTGACCGTAGCTGAGCACCTCCACCTCAAACTGCTGGCGGAAGCCCAGTTCTTCGCACTGCGCCAACAGTTTGGCCAGCCAGTCGCGTGACAGCTCGACCGGCATACACCAGCGGGTCATGCCCTGGCGGTGCAGCAGGCGCAGGGTATAGGCGTTGTAGCAATTCAGCGCGTGACCGGCGACGAACGGCAGGCCACGTTCCGCGGCCATGTTCACCGTGCCCAGATCGTTGGCTTCGATCAGGAATTCGCCGTTTTCCACATAACGTTTCAGTTCGTTCAGTTCGGACGGCGCCTGTAACAGGGCCAGGGTAGAGATCACCACCTGCTTGCCGCTGCGGGCTATCTCTTGTGCCAGCGTCAGCCAGTCGCCCACCTTCATTTCACGCCGCTTGGTGCAGACGCTTTCACCGAGATAAATAATCTCCGCGCTGCTCTCCACCGCCTGCTGATAAAAACTTTCGATCTCGGTTTTTGGCCAGTAGTACAGCACCGGGCCTAATGCGTATTTCATGCGTCCTCCTGCTACTGCCATTTGCGATGATAGGCGCCGAGGGTGGTCTGGGTGCCTTCGGACATCGAGCCGAGCGCCTCCATCCAGCCGGCCTCGGCCTGATAAGCGGCCGGATCGGCCTGGCAGCGGTCGATAGCCTGGCGCCACACGCGGGCAACCTGGCTAACATAGGCCGGGCTACGCTGACGGCCTTCAATTTTCACCGAAGCGATATTGGCGGCCAACAGCTCCGGCAGCAGTTCCAGCGTATTGAGGCTGGTGGGCTCTTCCAGCGCGTGGTAGCGCACGTCATCCACCAGATAGCGGCCCTTGCACAGCGTTGGGTAGCCGGCATTTTCATCGTCCCGGTAGCGGTCGATCAGCACCCCGTTCAGGCGCGACTCCATACCCTGAGCCGTTTGCTGCCAGCGCACGTAGCGTGCCGGCGAACAGGCACCGACGGTGTTGGGGGATTCGCCGGTCAGATAAGAGGAGAGGTAGCAACGCCCCTCGGCCATGATGCACAGGCTGCCGAAGGCGAAAACCTCCAGCGGCACTGGGCTGGTACGCGCCAGCTGTTTAACCTGGTGCATCGACAGCACGCGCGGCAGCACCACCCGACCGACGTCGAAATGGCGTTGGTAGAAGCGAATTGCCTCTTCGTTAGTGGCAGAAGCCTGCACCGACACGTGGCGCTCCAACTGCGGGTAACGTTCGGCGGCGTATTCCAGCATCGCCAAATCGGCGAGGATCAGCACGTCGGCACCCAGTTGAGCCGCCATATCCACCGCCCGCTGCCAGCGGGTGTAGCCGTCCGGGTGGGCAAAGGTATTGATGGCGATGTGCAGCTTGCGGTTGTGGCGATGGACGTACTCGACCGCCTCCTGCAGCTTTTTCTCGGTAAAGTTGAGGCCGGCAAAGTGGCGCGCGTTGGTATCATCTTTCAGGCCGATGTACACGGCGTCAGCGCCGTTATCCACCGCAGCCTTCAGGGCCGGCAGGTTACCGGCGGGACAAAGCAGCTCCATAGATTTATCCTGACTCAGCATGCACCCATGGCGGATGCGGGCTGTCACAATGTTTACCGGTGACCGTTTTTAACCGGCAAACGCTAATCGGGAGGCAATTTTAGTGAAAGCGTGCTGAACAGGCTTTGATTTGAGGCAGCTTCTGGCGTATTGATAAAGCTGACGGCAAAATGCACTATTTGTTGATATAGAGCGCTTCTGCCGTGCGCCACTGTGGCAAAATAGTGCATCTGTGTTGAAAGGAGTGAACGACAGTGTTGGAACAATTACGAGCGCGCATTGTGCGCCAGGGGCCGTCGCTGCTGCGAGTACCGCTAAAATTCACGCCGTTTGCTTTGCAGCGCCAGCTTCTGGAACAGGTGCTGGGCTGGCAGTTCCGCCAGGCGTTGGCGGATGGCGATTTGGAATTTCTCGAATCGCGCTGGTTAAAGATCGAAGTCCGCGATCTGGCGCTACACTGGTTTATGACGGTAGAAAACGGCAAGCTGGTTGTCAGCCAACACGCCGAGGCTGATGTCAGCTTCAGCGGCGACGCCAACGATCTGATTCTTATCGCAGCGCGTAAGCAAGATCCCGATACGCTGTTCTTTCAGCGTCGGCTGCAGATTGAAGGGGACACCGAATTGGGCCTGTATGTAAAAAATCTGATGGACGCCATCGAGCTGGAAGCCATGCCTGCGCCGTTGCGCCTGGGCCTGCTGCAACTGGCTGAATTTGTCGAAGCAGGGCTGCAGGAGGGCACGGCGCAAACTTCCCGTGTGCCGGTATCATGCTAATCCGCGTAGAAATTCCGGTAGATGCCGCGGGGATCGACGCGCTTTTGCGTCGTGCATTTGGGCGTGACGACGAGGCCGATCTGGTGCAGCAACTGCGCGAAGATGGCCTGTTGACGCTGGGCATTGTTGCCACCGACGACGAAGGCGGCGTGGTAGGCTATGCGGCGTTCAGTCCGGTGGACGTGGCCGGAGAGGATCGCCAATGGGTCGGTCTGGCACCGCTGGCGGTGGACGAAAGCCTGCGTCGGCAGGGGCTGGGCGAAAAGCTGATCTACGAAGGGTTGGATTCGCTCAATGAGTTCAGCTATGCCGCAGTGGTGGTGCTGGGCGATCCCGCTTATTACGGCCGCTTCGGCTTTAAACCGGCTGCCGCCTACGGGCTGCAATGCCGTTGGCCGGGCAGCGAAGCCGCCTTCCAGGTGTATCCGCTGGCGGAAAATGCTCTGGATGATGTGCGCGGGGCGGTGGAGTTTTCCGAGCCGTTTAACCGGTTTTAATCTCAGCTTCCGGCAGTAAATGATCCAACGAAAGAGGCGGGTGATTCACCAGCCTCTCTTTTTGCGTTTTGCTCAGCTGCTTCACCCGGTATTCCAACCTTAGCGCTTTAGAACGATCCCCCGCCAGGCAGTGAAACGCCAACACCAGCTCGCCTTTGCCCCGCAGTGCCTTTGCTCCTTT contains:
- the ubiT gene encoding ubiquinone anaerobic biosynthesis accessory factor UbiT; translated protein: MLEQLRARIVRQGPSLLRVPLKFTPFALQRQLLEQVLGWQFRQALADGDLEFLESRWLKIEVRDLALHWFMTVENGKLVVSQHAEADVSFSGDANDLILIAARKQDPDTLFFQRRLQIEGDTELGLYVKNLMDAIELEAMPAPLRLGLLQLAEFVEAGLQEGTAQTSRVPVSC
- a CDS encoding U32 family peptidase: MKYALGPVLYYWPKTEIESFYQQAVESSAEIIYLGESVCTKRREMKVGDWLTLAQEIARSGKQVVISTLALLQAPSELNELKRYVENGEFLIEANDLGTVNMAAERGLPFVAGHALNCYNAYTLRLLHRQGMTRWCMPVELSRDWLAKLLAQCEELGFRQQFEVEVLSYGHLPLAYSARCFTARSEDRAKDECEICCIKYPQGRMMRSQEQQQVFVLNGIQTMSGYCYNLGNELSSMQGLVDIVRLSPQSEETLMLVDRFRANEQGAQPLALADKADCNGYWRRVAGLELVS
- the ubiU gene encoding ubiquinone anaerobic biosynthesis protein UbiU, producing the protein MELLCPAGNLPALKAAVDNGADAVYIGLKDDTNARHFAGLNFTEKKLQEAVEYVHRHNRKLHIAINTFAHPDGYTRWQRAVDMAAQLGADVLILADLAMLEYAAERYPQLERHVSVQASATNEEAIRFYQRHFDVGRVVLPRVLSMHQVKQLARTSPVPLEVFAFGSLCIMAEGRCYLSSYLTGESPNTVGACSPARYVRWQQTAQGMESRLNGVLIDRYRDDENAGYPTLCKGRYLVDDVRYHALEEPTSLNTLELLPELLAANIASVKIEGRQRSPAYVSQVARVWRQAIDRCQADPAAYQAEAGWMEALGSMSEGTQTTLGAYHRKWQ
- a CDS encoding GNAT family N-acetyltransferase, with the translated sequence MLIRVEIPVDAAGIDALLRRAFGRDDEADLVQQLREDGLLTLGIVATDDEGGVVGYAAFSPVDVAGEDRQWVGLAPLAVDESLRRQGLGEKLIYEGLDSLNEFSYAAVVVLGDPAYYGRFGFKPAAAYGLQCRWPGSEAAFQVYPLAENALDDVRGAVEFSEPFNRF
- a CDS encoding GIY-YIG nuclease family protein, whose product is MMDTIDWHLYMLRLPNGMLYTGITTDVERRLAQHQAGKGAKALRGKGELVLAFHCLAGDRSKALRLEYRVKQLSKTQKERLVNHPPLSLDHLLPEAEIKTG